A portion of the Fusobacterium nucleatum genome contains these proteins:
- a CDS encoding cobyric acid synthase, with protein sequence MKKHKNIMIQGTGSSVGKTLIVAGLCRVFVQDGYRVSPFKSQNMALNSFVDIEGLELSRGTVIQAEAGYEIPRAFMNPILLKPNSDNNSQVIINGKIAYTADAKKYFSNSKELKKIALETYKNNIENNFDIAVLEGGGSPAEINLREYDLVNMGMAELVDSPVILVGNIDIGGVFASIYGTVMLLDENDRKRIKGYIINKFRGDSDLLKPAIDILDKKFRAEGLDIKFLGVLPYADLKIEEEDSLSDEDKRVYSNDKKYINISVIKTKKMSNFTDFHAFKQYDDVRVRYVYDVKDLGEEDIIVFPGSKNTITDLEDLKKRGIFEKVKELKEKGKIIIGICGGLQMLGKKIFDPKHLESDILETEGFNFFDYETTFDEIKKTEQVTKKIEVTEGILKDFNGYEIKGYEIHQGVTDISTSVICKDNVFATYIHGVFDNSKFTNDFLNMIRREKNMPEQKETLSFNEFKEREYNKLAKLLRENLDIEEIYKILN encoded by the coding sequence ATGAAAAAGCATAAAAATATAATGATACAGGGTACAGGTTCGTCAGTTGGAAAAACTTTAATAGTTGCAGGTCTATGCAGAGTATTTGTACAAGATGGATATAGAGTTTCTCCTTTTAAATCTCAAAATATGGCACTTAATTCTTTTGTGGATATTGAGGGTTTAGAATTAAGTAGGGGGACAGTTATTCAAGCAGAGGCAGGTTATGAAATCCCAAGAGCCTTTATGAATCCAATTCTTTTAAAACCTAATTCTGATAATAATTCGCAAGTAATAATAAATGGTAAGATCGCATATACAGCTGATGCAAAAAAATACTTTTCAAATTCAAAAGAACTAAAAAAAATAGCCTTAGAAACTTACAAAAATAATATAGAAAATAATTTTGATATAGCAGTTTTAGAAGGTGGAGGAAGTCCAGCAGAGATAAATTTAAGAGAATATGATTTAGTAAATATGGGGATGGCAGAACTTGTTGATAGTCCAGTTATATTAGTTGGAAATATCGATATAGGTGGAGTATTTGCTTCAATCTATGGAACAGTGATGTTATTAGATGAAAATGATAGAAAAAGAATAAAAGGCTATATTATCAATAAATTTAGAGGAGATAGTGATTTATTAAAACCTGCTATTGACATTTTAGATAAAAAATTTAGAGCTGAGGGCTTGGATATAAAGTTTTTAGGAGTTTTACCTTATGCAGATTTGAAGATAGAAGAAGAAGATAGTTTATCAGATGAGGATAAAAGAGTTTATTCAAATGATAAAAAATATATAAATATCTCCGTTATTAAAACTAAGAAGATGTCAAATTTTACAGATTTTCACGCTTTTAAACAATATGATGATGTAAGAGTGAGATATGTTTATGATGTTAAAGATTTAGGAGAAGAAGATATAATCGTTTTCCCTGGAAGTAAAAATACTATAACAGATTTAGAAGATTTAAAAAAGAGAGGTATTTTTGAAAAAGTAAAGGAATTAAAAGAAAAAGGTAAAATTATTATTGGAATCTGTGGTGGTTTACAGATGTTAGGAAAGAAAATATTTGACCCAAAACATTTAGAAAGTGATATTTTGGAAACAGAGGGCTTTAATTTTTTTGATTATGAAACTACTTTTGATGAGATTAAAAAGACTGAACAAGTTACAAAAAAAATAGAAGTTACAGAAGGGATTTTAAAAGATTTTAATGGTTATGAAATAAAAGGTTATGAAATTCACCAAGGAGTAACAGATATTTCAACTTCTGTAATCTGTAAAGATAATGTCTTTGCTACCTATATTCATGGAGTTTTTGATAACTCAAAATTCACCAATGATTTTTTAAATATGATTAGAAGAGAAAAAAATATGCCTGAGCAAAAAGAAACATTATCTTTTAATGAATTTAAAGAAAGAGAATATAATAAATTAGCAAAATTATTAAGAGAAAACTTGGATATTGAAGAAATATATAAAATTTTAAATTAA
- a CDS encoding HD domain-containing protein, with protein sequence MGVKVVKDLVYSYIEIDESVQKLIDTASFQRLKRIKQLSSSYIFPSTNHTRYEHSIGVMHLACNFFEVLEKDFRKYGLTEDRISYLRLHIKLAGLLHDVGHPPFSHLGEKFLDKNEIIACIKNEYSHLVDVDKTFYNNGRLIGKEHELLSCYCILRKFYKILKEEIDKNIDVAFICRCIIGNTYPDSENWDKNICVRIISSDSIDVDKLDYLTRDNHMTGEIAPKMDIKRLLACLTITENKELKYVAKAIPAVQTVVDSRDILYLWVYHHHISIYTDYIIGRILKRCMTLYDEHRGQALEEMNREEYFSPKAITDYLITDDDIYSHLRKIYVLSLEGKVDDFNTIIIKQIFERDFLKPLWKTIYEYKDFEKNLVDKKIIKSYDELEDILKNEKNIEDITNTLLKKLNLKEGEVFIITKYNKFYNSNKEAPISLLLNGEERKLSDLLPQKEFGKFHTMAFFVFVPKKYKKEAKEIVIEELQKISQT encoded by the coding sequence ATGGGAGTAAAAGTTGTTAAAGACTTAGTATATAGTTATATAGAAATAGATGAGTCAGTACAAAAATTAATAGATACTGCCTCATTTCAAAGGTTAAAAAGGATAAAACAGTTATCTAGTTCGTATATATTCCCCTCAACAAATCATACAAGGTATGAACATTCGATAGGGGTTATGCATTTAGCATGCAACTTTTTTGAAGTTTTAGAAAAAGATTTTAGAAAATATGGCTTAACTGAGGATAGAATTTCTTATTTAAGATTGCATATAAAGTTAGCTGGACTTTTACATGATGTGGGACATCCACCATTTTCTCACTTAGGAGAAAAATTTTTAGATAAAAATGAAATTATTGCTTGTATAAAAAATGAATATTCTCATTTAGTAGATGTGGATAAGACTTTCTATAACAATGGGAGATTAATTGGAAAAGAACATGAGCTTTTATCTTGTTATTGCATTTTAAGAAAATTCTATAAGATATTAAAAGAGGAAATTGATAAAAATATAGATGTAGCTTTCATTTGTAGATGTATTATAGGAAATACCTATCCTGATTCTGAAAATTGGGATAAAAATATTTGTGTTAGAATAATCAGTTCAGACTCAATAGATGTAGATAAATTGGATTATTTAACAAGAGATAACCATATGACAGGAGAAATAGCACCTAAAATGGATATAAAAAGGTTGCTTGCCTGTCTTACAATTACTGAGAATAAAGAATTAAAATATGTAGCAAAGGCTATACCAGCTGTACAAACAGTTGTAGATTCAAGAGATATATTATATCTTTGGGTTTATCATCACCATATTTCTATTTATACAGACTACATCATAGGTAGAATTTTAAAAAGATGTATGACTTTATATGATGAACATAGAGGACAAGCACTTGAAGAAATGAATAGAGAAGAATATTTTTCTCCAAAGGCAATAACTGATTACTTAATAACAGATGATGATATATATTCGCATTTAAGAAAAATTTATGTTTTATCTTTAGAAGGAAAAGTGGATGATTTTAATACAATAATTATCAAACAAATATTTGAAAGAGATTTTTTGAAACCTCTTTGGAAAACTATATATGAGTATAAAGATTTTGAAAAAAATCTGGTTGACAAAAAGATAATAAAATCTTATGATGAACTAGAAGATATTTTAAAAAACGAAAAGAATATTGAGGATATTACAAATACTCTTCTAAAAAAATTAAATTTGAAAGAAGGAGAAGTATTTATAATAACTAAATATAATAAATTCTATAACTCTAATAAAGAAGCACCAATTTCTCTTTTGTTAAATGGAGAAGAAAGAAAATTATCTGATTTATTGCCACAAAAGGAGTTTGGAAAGTTTCATACTATGGCTTTCTTTGTGTTTGTTCCTAAAAAATATAAGAAAGAAGCTAAGGAGATTGTTATAGAAGAATTACAAAAAATATCTCAAACATAG
- a CDS encoding TlpA family protein disulfide reductase, which yields MRFKSKLVLILIFVIMSFSVFAAKSDKKDDVKLPNIVLYDQYGKKHNIEEYKGKVVVINFWATWCGYCVEEMPGFEKVYKEFGSNKKDVIILGVAGPKSKENLNNVDVEKDKIISFLKKKNITYPSLMDETGKSFDDYKVRALPMTYVINKNGYLEGFVNGAITDEQLRKAINETLKKK from the coding sequence ATGAGATTTAAAAGTAAATTGGTTTTAATATTAATTTTTGTAATTATGTCGTTTTCAGTTTTTGCAGCAAAGTCTGATAAAAAAGATGATGTAAAATTACCTAACATTGTTCTATATGATCAATATGGAAAAAAACATAATATAGAAGAATACAAAGGAAAAGTTGTTGTGATAAATTTCTGGGCAACATGGTGTGGATATTGTGTTGAAGAAATGCCAGGATTTGAAAAAGTGTATAAAGAATTTGGTTCAAATAAAAAAGATGTAATTATCTTAGGAGTAGCAGGACCAAAATCTAAGGAAAACTTAAACAATGTTGATGTTGAAAAGGATAAGATTATTTCGTTTTTGAAGAAAAAAAATATTACATATCCTAGTTTAATGGATGAAACAGGAAAATCTTTTGATGACTATAAAGTTAGAGCTTTACCAATGACTTATGTAATAAACAAAAATGGTTATTTAGAAGGTTTTGTGAATGGTGCTATCACTGATGAACAATTAAGAAAAGCAATAAATGAAACTTTAAAGAAAAAATAA
- a CDS encoding DNA methyltransferase — protein MSYKEKILSLLNENLKEEKITFDKLNIIVLDVSRVVDKKITSEINQLKKNISIKIDSNFKNKLRDYLLGYPIEIEDNLNLKNINFTDEELSSAYKSVFEGFSRNENRMINSLISRYKEKFNISNNNHYTDYINYFKEIKKGYYQFVGIHLKANYNLKIENIIDYIESIYNKISNYHNIAIIFEDSFQKKISWEIIAKIAISLENLKHESNFSVFNNNRNHRIKELKEFLMENKRIDKKELMKIVERFYRYIDYGFQFLDFFITEDGNKKILIMQKVELDEKAIPCPSCFETKARGNSYPKVLYKSFECQNDNCPARSKIGRGKRYDLFSIKRQIMLERNALEDYIDDSIYSAYRKDIIKNNTDILNLISLYSWKDDNILLVNFEKNIEKKYLGRNVSCIKENFQNKSVLKKEIEIVEFYKEICKKITPFIDSESIDLVELGEEVIINANSTDALYNKILKQKNIKIGAAITSPPYFNAREYSQWSNLICYFIDMMINAKSVFDNMENNGTYIYNIGDIVDQDNIYVKSNMSKRRQMLGFYSILIFNIVGYQCESNIIWDKGEVQSKRNSTPNHFPGYLKPINVYEHALVFKKTNKEIEYKKTQVVKIDPVIKINSKGKNILGHTAPFPIELAELIIPYIYNKDYYTLDPYLGSGSTLIAMIKNELKGIGFEINKDYFSLAYSRINDFIKN, from the coding sequence ATGAGTTATAAAGAAAAGATACTAAGTTTATTAAATGAAAATTTGAAAGAAGAGAAAATAACTTTTGATAAATTAAATATAATAGTTTTAGATGTTTCAAGAGTAGTAGATAAAAAAATTACAAGTGAAATAAATCAATTAAAAAAGAATATTAGTATAAAAATAGATTCAAATTTTAAAAATAAATTAAGAGATTATTTATTAGGATACCCTATTGAGATAGAAGATAATTTAAATCTAAAAAATATAAATTTTACAGATGAAGAATTAAGTAGTGCTTATAAATCGGTGTTTGAAGGTTTTAGTCGTAATGAAAATAGAATGATTAATTCTTTAATATCAAGATATAAGGAAAAATTTAATATATCAAATAATAACCATTATACAGATTATATAAACTATTTTAAAGAAATTAAAAAAGGGTATTATCAATTTGTTGGAATCCATTTAAAAGCCAACTATAATTTAAAAATTGAAAATATTATTGATTATATTGAAAGTATCTATAATAAAATCTCAAATTATCATAATATAGCAATAATTTTTGAGGATAGTTTTCAAAAAAAAATTTCTTGGGAAATAATTGCGAAAATAGCAATTAGTCTTGAAAATTTAAAACATGAATCAAATTTTTCGGTATTTAATAATAATAGAAACCATAGAATAAAAGAGTTAAAAGAATTTTTAATGGAAAATAAAAGAATAGACAAAAAAGAATTAATGAAAATTGTAGAGAGATTTTATCGTTATATTGACTATGGTTTTCAGTTTTTAGATTTTTTTATAACAGAAGATGGAAATAAAAAAATTTTAATTATGCAAAAAGTAGAATTAGATGAGAAAGCTATTCCTTGCCCTTCTTGCTTTGAAACTAAAGCAAGAGGAAATTCTTATCCAAAAGTCTTATATAAAAGCTTTGAATGTCAAAATGATAATTGTCCTGCAAGAAGTAAAATAGGAAGAGGAAAAAGGTATGATTTATTTAGTATAAAAAGACAAATTATGCTAGAAAGAAATGCATTGGAAGATTATATAGATGATAGTATTTATTCAGCATATAGAAAAGATATTATAAAAAATAATACTGATATTTTGAACTTAATAAGTCTATATTCTTGGAAAGATGACAATATCTTATTGGTTAATTTTGAGAAAAATATTGAAAAAAAATATTTAGGAAGAAATGTTAGTTGTATAAAAGAAAATTTTCAAAATAAAAGTGTACTAAAAAAAGAAATTGAAATCGTTGAATTTTATAAAGAAATTTGCAAAAAAATTACTCCATTTATAGACTCTGAATCTATAGATTTAGTAGAGCTGGGTGAAGAGGTTATCATAAATGCTAATTCAACAGATGCTTTATACAATAAAATTTTAAAGCAAAAAAATATAAAAATAGGAGCAGCAATAACTTCACCACCATATTTTAATGCTAGGGAATATTCACAATGGTCAAACTTAATTTGTTATTTTATTGATATGATGATTAATGCAAAAAGTGTTTTTGATAATATGGAAAATAATGGAACTTATATCTATAATATTGGAGATATAGTAGATCAAGATAATATTTATGTGAAATCAAATATGTCCAAACGTAGGCAAATGTTAGGGTTTTACTCTATTCTAATATTTAATATTGTAGGATATCAATGTGAATCAAATATAATATGGGATAAAGGAGAAGTTCAATCAAAAAGAAATTCTACTCCAAATCATTTTCCTGGATATTTGAAACCAATAAATGTATATGAACATGCCCTAGTGTTTAAAAAAACAAATAAAGAAATTGAGTATAAAAAAACTCAAGTAGTAAAAATTGACCCAGTTATAAAAATAAATTCTAAAGGAAAAAATATTTTAGGTCATACAGCACCTTTCCCAATAGAACTAGCAGAGTTAATTATTCCATATATATATAATAAAGACTATTATACCTTAGATCCATACTTAGGAAGTGGTTCAACATTAATTGCAATGATAAAAAATGAACTAAAAGGAATAGGATTTGAAATAAATAAAGATTATTTTTCTTTAGCATATTCAAGAATAAACGACTTTATTAAAAATTAA
- a CDS encoding ImmA/IrrE family metallo-endopeptidase, with amino-acid sequence MKKMTDKRKKEILKLINNLYFEFGTKNPLRLCKGLGIEVVSANIEMKGLYTEVFSSKLIIIQNLLDDFAKLFVVGHELFHALEHDCEQVRFFRECTSFKTNIYEEEANFFATHLLEDCIPFHQDEIADLEIAEELEKYLDI; translated from the coding sequence ATGAAGAAAATGACAGACAAAAGAAAAAAAGAAATTCTAAAATTAATTAATAATTTATATTTTGAATTTGGAACTAAAAATCCTCTTCGTCTTTGCAAAGGTTTAGGAATTGAAGTTGTTTCTGCTAATATTGAAATGAAGGGCTTATATACAGAAGTTTTTTCATCTAAACTCATTATCATTCAAAATTTACTTGATGATTTTGCAAAACTTTTTGTTGTAGGACATGAGCTTTTTCATGCACTTGAACATGACTGTGAGCAAGTTAGGTTTTTTAGAGAGTGCACCAGTTTTAAAACTAATATCTATGAAGAAGAAGCAAATTTTTTCGCCACTCATCTTTTAGAGGATTGTATTCCTTTTCATCAAGATGAAATTGCAGACTTAGAAATTGCAGAGGAATTAGAAAAATATTTAGATATATAA
- a CDS encoding alanine/glycine:cation symporter family protein, with the protein MTGIYKIVDSVNGLLWGKNILVFMLIGAALYFSFKTKFMQFRLFHKIIKVLFKNEKGKHGISSLETFFLGTACRVGAGNIAGVVAAISVGGAGSIFWMWLVAMLGSATAFIESSLAVIYRKKEKDGSYTGGTPFIIEKRLNMRWLGVIYALASVVCYFGVTQVMSNSITGSITSVYTWGADNKFFNLQNISSIAVAILVAYIIFFSKSKKDSIVESLNKIVPFMAIIYVVAVIYILVTNLTHIPAMIGNIISQAFGTREVLGGTFGAVVMNGVRRGLFSNEAGSGNSNYAAAAVHIDIPAKQGMVQAFGVFIDTLVICSATAFIVLLAPESVISGLSGMGLFQAAMSYHLNGVGSLFVVILMFFFCISTILAVAFYGRSAVNFIHESKYLNIVYQAILILMIYIGGIKQDIFIWSLADFGLGIMTVINILVIIPIAKPALDSLKSYEKELK; encoded by the coding sequence ATGACAGGTATTTACAAAATCGTTGACAGTGTCAATGGTTTGTTATGGGGAAAAAATATTTTAGTTTTTATGTTGATAGGAGCAGCCTTATATTTTTCCTTTAAAACTAAATTTATGCAATTTAGATTATTTCATAAAATAATAAAAGTCTTATTTAAAAATGAAAAAGGTAAACATGGAATTAGTTCATTGGAAACATTTTTCTTGGGGACAGCTTGTAGAGTTGGAGCGGGAAATATTGCAGGAGTAGTTGCAGCAATATCAGTTGGAGGAGCAGGTTCAATATTTTGGATGTGGCTTGTTGCAATGTTAGGTTCGGCAACAGCTTTTATTGAATCAAGCCTTGCAGTAATATATAGAAAAAAAGAAAAAGATGGTTCTTATACAGGAGGAACACCATTTATCATTGAAAAAAGATTGAATATGAGATGGTTAGGAGTTATTTATGCACTAGCTTCAGTGGTGTGTTATTTTGGAGTAACTCAAGTAATGTCTAACTCAATAACAGGTTCAATAACAAGTGTCTATACTTGGGGAGCAGATAATAAATTCTTCAATTTACAAAATATTTCATCAATAGCAGTGGCAATTTTAGTTGCTTATATAATCTTTTTTAGTAAGTCAAAAAAGGATTCTATTGTAGAATCATTAAATAAAATTGTGCCATTTATGGCTATTATCTATGTTGTAGCAGTTATATATATTTTAGTTACAAATTTAACTCATATACCTGCTATGATAGGGAATATTATTTCACAAGCCTTTGGAACTCGTGAAGTTTTGGGTGGAACATTTGGGGCAGTTGTTATGAATGGAGTTAGAAGAGGACTTTTTTCTAATGAAGCAGGAAGTGGAAACTCTAACTATGCAGCAGCAGCAGTTCATATAGATATACCTGCAAAACAAGGAATGGTACAGGCTTTTGGAGTATTTATTGATACTTTGGTTATATGTAGTGCAACAGCTTTTATAGTTTTACTTGCTCCTGAAAGTGTAATATCAGGATTGTCTGGAATGGGACTTTTTCAAGCAGCTATGAGTTATCATTTAAATGGTGTTGGTTCGTTATTTGTTGTAATTTTAATGTTCTTCTTCTGTATAAGTACAATACTTGCAGTTGCATTCTATGGAAGAAGTGCAGTGAATTTTATACATGAAAGTAAATATTTAAACATAGTTTATCAAGCTATTTTAATTTTAATGATATATATTGGTGGAATAAAACAAGATATATTTATATGGTCATTAGCAGATTTTGGGTTAGGTATAATGACAGTTATAAATATTTTAGTTATAATTCCTATTGCTAAACCAGCACTTGATTCATTGAAAAGTTATGAAAAAGAATTGAAATAG
- a CDS encoding FAD-I family protein, with the protein MKNKILFGTMLALLLVGSVSFADDDADKKRLLEEYDKMQAEKAKEAERMAKENPQATEVVGENGEVVVTEGEEVAMAPKKSEKDMTESERMDVEVQRIKKRMLEINDKIENYNKTNEMIDNLEKNVGELERKVNY; encoded by the coding sequence GTGAAAAATAAAATATTATTTGGAACAATGTTAGCATTACTTTTAGTAGGCTCAGTTTCATTTGCAGATGATGATGCAGATAAAAAGAGATTATTAGAAGAATATGACAAAATGCAAGCAGAAAAAGCAAAAGAAGCAGAAAGAATGGCAAAAGAAAATCCACAAGCAACAGAAGTTGTAGGAGAAAATGGAGAAGTAGTTGTAACAGAAGGAGAAGAAGTTGCAATGGCTCCAAAGAAATCTGAAAAAGATATGACAGAATCAGAAAGAATGGATGTAGAAGTTCAAAGAATCAAAAAAAGAATGTTAGAAATAAATGATAAGATTGAAAACTACAATAAAACAAATGAAATGATAGACAACTTAGAAAAGAATGTTGGGGAATTAGAAAGAAAAGTAAATTACTAA
- a CDS encoding NCS2 family permease yields MTINDVLAALGVVLNGIPQALLAATYGFASIPTAFGFIVGAVACLLYGSAIPISFQAETIALAGMLGKDIRERLSIILFSGITMVILGLTGILSTIVNFAGSTIINAMMAGVGIMLTRISLAGLKESKVVTASSIVSAFITYFFFGQNLVYTIVVCVIFSSLVANIFKINFGGGIIENYKKIEIKKPIINLSVIRGALALACLTIGANIAFGNITASMTGKYEANIDYLTIYSGLADAVSSLFGGGPVEAIISATAAAPNPLSSGILMMVIMAVILFFGLLPKISKYIPGHSVHGFLFILGAIVTVPTNASLAFSGGTPQDYVVAATAMTVTAANDPFIGLLVALVVKYIFIFIG; encoded by the coding sequence ATGACAATTAATGATGTACTTGCAGCTTTGGGAGTTGTATTAAATGGTATTCCACAAGCTCTTTTAGCTGCTACTTATGGTTTTGCTTCAATACCTACTGCCTTTGGTTTTATTGTTGGTGCTGTGGCTTGTTTATTATACGGTTCTGCTATCCCTATTTCATTCCAAGCAGAAACAATAGCTCTTGCAGGAATGTTAGGAAAAGATATTAGAGAAAGACTTTCAATAATATTATTCTCTGGTATAACAATGGTTATATTAGGACTTACAGGGATTCTGTCTACAATAGTTAATTTTGCTGGTTCAACTATTATTAATGCAATGATGGCAGGAGTAGGAATAATGTTAACTAGAATATCTCTAGCTGGTTTAAAAGAAAGTAAAGTTGTTACAGCTAGTTCTATTGTATCAGCTTTTATAACATATTTCTTTTTTGGACAAAATTTAGTTTACACTATTGTAGTTTGTGTAATTTTTTCAAGTTTAGTTGCCAATATTTTTAAAATTAATTTTGGTGGTGGAATTATTGAAAATTACAAAAAAATTGAGATAAAAAAACCTATTATAAATTTAAGTGTTATTCGTGGTGCTTTGGCTCTTGCTTGTTTAACTATTGGAGCAAATATAGCTTTTGGAAATATAACAGCCTCTATGACTGGAAAATATGAAGCTAATATAGATTATTTAACTATATATTCAGGACTTGCTGATGCAGTTTCTTCACTTTTTGGAGGTGGTCCAGTTGAAGCTATTATATCTGCTACTGCTGCTGCACCAAACCCTTTAAGTAGTGGAATTTTAATGATGGTTATAATGGCAGTTATTTTATTCTTTGGTTTACTACCTAAAATTAGTAAATATATTCCTGGACACTCTGTTCACGGCTTCCTATTTATTTTAGGTGCTATTGTAACAGTTCCTACAAACGCTTCTCTTGCTTTTTCAGGAGGAACACCTCAAGATTATGTAGTTGCTGCAACTGCTATGACAGTTACTGCTGCTAATGACCCATTTATTGGTTTACTTGTGGCATTAGTTGTAAAATATATTTTTATCTTTATTGGATAA
- a CDS encoding adhesion protein FadA produces the protein MKAKILLCSMLILGSLSYASETDSVAQEVMNEVKNIEAEYQALVQKEMERKEEFRQEKETLEKEVQELKERQLGREELYAKLKEDSKIRWHRDKYKKLLKRFDEYYNKLEQKIADKEQQIVELTKLLEVLN, from the coding sequence ATGAAAGCAAAGATTTTATTATGCTCAATGTTAATATTGGGATCATTATCTTATGCATCTGAAACAGACTCAGTAGCACAAGAAGTAATGAATGAAGTAAAAAATATTGAAGCAGAATACCAAGCATTAGTGCAAAAAGAAATGGAAAGAAAGGAAGAGTTTAGACAAGAAAAAGAAACTCTTGAAAAAGAAGTACAAGAATTAAAGGAAAGACAACTAGGAAGAGAAGAACTTTATGCTAAATTAAAAGAAGATTCAAAAATAAGATGGCATAGAGACAAGTACAAGAAACTACTAAAAAGATTTGACGAATACTACAACAAACTAGAACAAAAGATAGCAGACAAAGAACAACAAATAGTAGAATTAACAAAATTATTAGAAGTATTAAATTAA
- a CDS encoding helix-turn-helix domain-containing protein, whose protein sequence is MKLISDFAERLRIALDFKKMKATELSELTGINKSTISQYLSKEYEPKRDRIELFAKTLNVNEVWLTGYDIPMEISSIDKNDSLVEEYELSPDELKEYENIKMTTSTLMFNGRPASENDKIELEKVLKDFFVKALLKKRADEENDRQKKKRNSKIN, encoded by the coding sequence ATGAAATTAATAAGTGATTTTGCAGAAAGGTTACGTATAGCTTTAGATTTTAAAAAAATGAAAGCCACAGAATTATCAGAATTAACTGGAATTAATAAATCTACTATCTCGCAATATTTATCAAAAGAATATGAGCCTAAAAGAGATAGAATAGAGTTATTTGCAAAAACTTTAAATGTTAATGAAGTTTGGCTTACAGGTTATGATATTCCTATGGAAATAAGTTCAATTGATAAAAATGATTCTTTAGTGGAAGAATATGAATTGAGTCCTGATGAGTTAAAAGAATACGAAAATATTAAAATGACTACTTCTACTTTGATGTTTAATGGTCGTCCTGCTTCTGAAAATGATAAAATAGAATTGGAGAAAGTATTGAAAGATTTTTTTGTTAAAGCCTTGCTTAAAAAGAGAGCTGATGAAGAAAATGACAGACAAAAGAAAAAAAGAAATTCTAAAATTAATTAA
- a CDS encoding phosphoribosyltransferase family protein: MKTYTLHVAGLTRELPIIKLSYDLSIASFVILGDTEIVKKTAPMIAKKLPEVDFVVTAEAKGIPLAYEISKVLNLDEYIVARKSVKAYMEEPIEVELHSITTTDSQKLYLNSLDVEKIKGKRVALVDDVISTGQSLKALERLVEKAGGKVVAKAAILAEGDAKNRKDIIFLEALPIF; encoded by the coding sequence ATGAAAACTTACACTTTACATGTTGCTGGATTGACAAGAGAATTACCTATAATAAAACTTTCTTATGATTTATCAATAGCTAGTTTCGTTATCTTAGGGGACACTGAAATTGTTAAAAAGACTGCTCCTATGATAGCTAAAAAATTACCAGAAGTTGATTTTGTGGTAACTGCTGAGGCAAAAGGTATTCCATTGGCTTATGAAATCTCTAAAGTTTTAAATCTAGATGAATATATTGTTGCTAGAAAAAGTGTAAAGGCATATATGGAAGAACCTATTGAAGTTGAACTTCATTCTATAACAACTACTGACTCACAAAAATTATATTTAAACAGTCTAGATGTTGAAAAAATTAAAGGAAAAAGAGTTGCATTAGTTGATGATGTCATTTCAACTGGCCAATCTTTAAAAGCACTTGAAAGATTAGTAGAAAAAGCTGGTGGAAAGGTTGTGGCAAAGGCTGCTATACTTGCAGAAGGAGATGCTAAGAATAGAAAAGATATTATTTTCCTTGAAGCATTACCAATATTTTAA